From a single Parambassis ranga chromosome 2, fParRan2.1, whole genome shotgun sequence genomic region:
- the LOC114447038 gene encoding phytanoyl-CoA dioxygenase, peroxisomal-like, protein MSRAAERLRLLINHLDRQPAFITAAPTFTQTYTYSPPKKLRYTLGTDLLTPEQRLFYEENGFILIKNLVSDEDINKFRKEFERICRQEVNIPGLVVMRDVTIAKSEFVPDQKAVSKLQDFQEDPELFRYCTLPEILKYVECFTGPNIMAMHTMLINKPPDAGQRKVPDKKFFHRERHFQIHMF, encoded by the exons ATGTCTCGGGCTGCAGAGAGACTCCGACTGCTGATCAATCACCTTGATCGACAACCCGCTTTTATC ACAGCTGCACCCACTTTCACCCAAACCTACACCTACAGTCCCCCAAAGAAGCTGAG ATACACTTTAGGTACAGACTTGCTGACACCTGAACAGCGTCTTTTCTATGAGGAAAATGGATTCATTCTCATCAAGAATCTGGTGTCTGACGAGGACATCAACAAGTTCAG GAAGGAGTTTGAAAGAATCTGTCGCCAGGAAGTGAACATTCCTGGTCTGGTGGTTATGAGGGACGTGACCATCGCTAAGTCAGAGTTTGTTCCGGATCAGAAGGCAGTCTCCAAACTTCAAGACTTCCAGGAAGATCCTGAACTGTTCCGGTACTGCACTCTACCAGAG ATCCTCAAGTATGTGGAGTGCTTCACTGGACCGAACATTATGGCCATGCACACCATGCTGATCAACAAACCTCCTGATGCAGGACAACGAAAAGTCCCAGataaaaaattctttcaccgtgagcgtcattttcaaattcatatGTTTTAA